In Buchnera aphidicola (Macrosiphum gaurae), the following proteins share a genomic window:
- the pyrC gene encoding dihydroorotase codes for MSKFIKKIKIKKPDDWHVHLRDDDILKKVIKYTGKFYKRAIIMPNLDDPITNCLKSIAYRDKILKSMHVNYKFQPLMTCYLTNFTKPKELEFGFSKKIFIAAKYYPNFCTTNSKTGIKKISNITSVLECMENIGMPLLIHGEEINQNIDIYDREAKFIETTLDPLRKKFPKLKIVLEHITTKESVEYIKKNDFNYLAATITPHHLMLNRNDMFSGGIQPYLYCLPILKKNIHQKALREAISNGDKHFFLGSDTAPHLHKNKINVLGCAGIFNAPSSLLSYVKVFEEMNALKHLQSFCSENGPKFYNMPINKETITIVKKPYKIMKNIKVGRDTIVPFLSGETLNWSLENKY; via the coding sequence ATGTCTAAATTTATAAAAAAGATAAAAATTAAAAAACCTGATGATTGGCATGTTCATTTAAGAGATGATGATATTTTAAAAAAAGTTATTAAATATACTGGTAAATTTTATAAAAGAGCTATTATTATGCCTAATCTTGATGATCCTATTACAAATTGTTTAAAAAGCATTGCTTATCGTGATAAAATTTTAAAATCAATGCATGTAAATTATAAATTTCAACCACTAATGACTTGTTATTTAACTAATTTTACAAAACCTAAAGAATTAGAATTTGGTTTTTCTAAGAAAATATTTATAGCAGCTAAATATTATCCTAATTTCTGTACAACTAATTCCAAAACAGGCATAAAAAAAATTAGTAACATTACTTCTGTTCTAGAATGTATGGAAAATATAGGAATGCCATTATTAATTCATGGTGAAGAGATCAATCAAAATATTGATATATATGATAGAGAAGCAAAGTTTATCGAAACAACACTAGATCCCTTACGAAAAAAATTTCCAAAGTTAAAGATAGTTTTAGAACATATTACTACTAAAGAATCTGTCGAGTATATTAAAAAAAATGATTTCAATTATTTAGCAGCAACTATCACCCCACATCATTTAATGCTAAACCGGAACGATATGTTTTCTGGTGGAATTCAACCATATCTTTATTGTTTACCAATTTTAAAAAAAAATATACATCAAAAAGCATTAAGAGAAGCTATATCTAACGGAGATAAGCATTTTTTTTTAGGAAGTGATACAGCACCACATCTTCATAAAAATAAAATTAATGTTCTTGGATGTGCTGGTATATTTAATGCTCCATCGTCTCTATTATCTTATGTTAAAGTTTTTGAAGAAATGAATGCTTTGAAACATTTGCAGTCTTTTTGTTCTGAAAATGGTCCTAAATTTTACAATATGCCCATTAATAAAGAAACTATAACAATAGTTAAAAAGCCATATAAGATCATGAAAAATATCAAAGTTGGAAGAGACACAATTGTTCCATTTTTATCAGGTGAAACTTTAAATTGGTCTCTTGAAAATAAATACTAA
- the flgN gene encoding flagellar export chaperone FlgN — MKKLIKTITEIKNISISLEFILQEEYNILLNPETCNNINTILKPIEKKTMLFKKFVILNEDRLSLEKKYSIFAPYKNVKELNNSWNKIIEKLFLLREFNLKNKILINKKLFLNQYFLELFATHNKAITYDFKGDLKI; from the coding sequence ATGAAAAAATTAATAAAAACAATAACGGAAATAAAAAACATTTCAATTTCTTTAGAATTTATACTGCAGGAAGAATATAATATTTTATTAAATCCTGAAACTTGCAATAATATAAATACTATTTTGAAGCCAATTGAAAAAAAAACAATGTTATTTAAAAAATTTGTCATTTTAAATGAAGATAGATTATCTCTTGAAAAAAAATATAGTATATTTGCACCTTATAAAAATGTTAAAGAATTAAATAATTCTTGGAATAAAATTATAGAAAAACTTTTTTTATTGAGAGAATTCAACCTTAAAAACAAAATTCTTATTAATAAAAAACTGTTTTTAAATCAATATTTTTTAGAATTGTTTGCAACCCATAACAAAGCAATTACTTATGATTTCAAGGGTGATCTAAAAATTTAG
- the flgA gene encoding flagellar basal body P-ring formation chaperone FlgA, with protein sequence MKMMIYFFLLFISFTVNSASSNVQKFNFFDLNKQLNIFFKKEYPFNKDNINIIIRTPLKKNIYCKKPVFSLLRNIHTFGLIDVLLTCNQERYYLQVEVQVEGEYIVANRPIPRGTKITESDLKILIGRLDMLPNNTYRKKKDVINRINLHDFVPLQPITSFMTRPFWLVTVNQQVTVIINDKNFMISSQAKSLSNGAKNDIIRVKTKTGKIIHGVINENGEVLVSV encoded by the coding sequence ATGAAGATGATGATTTATTTTTTTTTATTATTTATATCTTTTACAGTTAATTCTGCCAGTTCAAATGTACAAAAATTTAATTTTTTCGACTTAAACAAACAATTAAACATTTTTTTTAAAAAGGAATATCCCTTTAATAAAGATAATATCAATATAATAATACGTACTCCATTAAAAAAAAATATTTATTGTAAAAAACCTGTTTTTTCTCTTTTAAGAAATATTCATACTTTTGGTTTGATTGACGTCCTTTTGACTTGTAATCAAGAACGTTATTATCTACAAGTAGAAGTTCAAGTTGAAGGTGAATATATTGTAGCAAATAGACCGATTCCTAGGGGTACTAAAATAACAGAATCAGATTTAAAAATTTTAATAGGACGTTTAGATATGTTACCTAACAATACATATCGAAAAAAGAAAGATGTCATAAATAGAATAAATTTACATGACTTTGTTCCATTACAACCAATAACATCTTTTATGACACGACCATTTTGGTTGGTTACAGTTAATCAGCAAGTTACTGTGATTATCAATGATAAAAACTTCATGATTTCTTCTCAAGCAAAATCATTAAGCAATGGTGCTAAAAACGATATTATACGTGTTAAAACTAAAACTGGAAAAATTATTCATGGTGTTATTAATGAAAATGGTGAAGTCTTAGTATCCGTATAA
- the flgB gene encoding flagellar basal body rod protein FlgB, which translates to MFDKINQIFDFNQKALSLYSKRQEILSANIANSDTPGYKSIDINFKNELKKMLNKKNVKNTSIFLKKTSPYHLDAKNKNVFLLKTIPVITHQMKEDGNTVNMDRERIEFINNSLKYQSSLVFMKNEIKNMMHVLKG; encoded by the coding sequence ATGTTTGATAAAATAAATCAAATTTTTGATTTTAATCAAAAAGCATTAAGCCTTTATTCTAAAAGACAAGAAATATTATCCGCCAATATTGCTAACTCTGATACACCTGGATATAAATCAATAGATATTAATTTTAAAAACGAACTAAAAAAAATGCTAAACAAAAAAAATGTAAAAAATACAAGCATTTTTTTAAAAAAAACGTCTCCTTACCATTTAGATGCAAAAAACAAAAACGTTTTTTTATTAAAAACTATTCCTGTCATTACTCATCAAATGAAGGAAGACGGTAACACAGTAAATATGGATAGAGAAAGAATTGAATTCATAAATAATAGTTTGAAATATCAATCAAGTTTAGTATTCATGAAAAATGAAATTAAAAATATGATGCATGTTTTAAAAGGATAA
- the flgC gene encoding flagellar basal body rod protein FlgC, protein MSLLNIFSIAGSAMTAQSQKINVIASNLANMDSTIYKNGKFYPYVAKKVIFELDALKNSKIGGVKISGIVDDPSPMKLIYDPNNPLADNKGYFVTSNVNPITEMVNNISAARSYQANIEVLKTAKTMIIKTLTIGE, encoded by the coding sequence ATGTCTCTGCTAAACATATTTAGTATTGCAGGTTCAGCAATGACTGCGCAGTCACAAAAAATAAATGTAATTGCTAGTAACTTAGCTAATATGGATAGTACAATATATAAAAATGGAAAATTTTACCCATATGTTGCAAAAAAAGTTATTTTTGAATTGGATGCATTGAAAAATTCAAAAATAGGTGGAGTAAAAATATCTGGTATAGTAGATGATCCTAGTCCTATGAAGTTGATATACGATCCAAATAATCCATTAGCTGATAATAAAGGATATTTTGTAACATCAAATGTAAATCCTATTACAGAAATGGTAAATAATATCTCGGCAGCAAGAAGTTATCAGGCTAACATAGAAGTATTAAAGACAGCTAAAACTATGATCATAAAAACATTAACAATCGGTGAATAA
- a CDS encoding flagellar hook assembly protein FlgD — translation MSVINIHSPTNFIEKDHNNLPSNTDSLNLQKNFLTLLVAQIKNQDPTNPIKNSDLTSQLAQINTTNGIEKLNNIALQFANQMSKNQSIYLSSLIGRHLIIPNKKIIHTKDTETKFGIQLFENATLVKIKITDEKNKVLHVKEIKDIKSGIYTFVWDGKDLDNKNVMTGKYNISVIAKNQDKDVPVKSLSEVVVNSIIMSANDPIIDLGDAGKTTASNICEILK, via the coding sequence ATGAGCGTTATTAATATTCATTCACCAACAAATTTTATTGAAAAAGATCATAATAACTTACCAAGTAACACTGATTCATTAAATTTACAAAAAAACTTTTTAACCTTATTAGTTGCACAAATTAAAAATCAAGATCCTACTAATCCTATTAAAAATTCTGATTTAACATCACAATTAGCTCAAATTAATACAACAAATGGAATTGAGAAACTAAATAATATTGCACTTCAATTTGCGAACCAAATGAGCAAAAATCAAAGTATTTATTTGTCTTCATTAATTGGGCGTCATCTTATAATACCTAATAAAAAAATAATACACACTAAAGATACTGAAACAAAATTTGGAATACAATTGTTTGAAAATGCGACTTTAGTGAAAATAAAAATTACAGACGAAAAAAATAAAGTTTTACATGTAAAAGAAATAAAAGATATAAAATCTGGCATATATACTTTCGTATGGGATGGAAAAGATTTAGATAATAAAAATGTAATGACTGGAAAATATAATATATCAGTGATAGCTAAAAACCAAGATAAGGATGTTCCCGTTAAAAGTTTAAGTGAAGTTGTAGTTAATAGTATTATTATGTCTGCTAATGATCCTATTATCGATTTAGGAGACGCAGGAAAAACAACAGCTTCAAATATTTGTGAAATTCTTAAATAA
- a CDS encoding flagellar hook protein FlgE, producing the protein MPTMGAVSGLLVNNDYMNIISNNIANASTIGYKSSRPIFFDMFTHSFYSNVGKGYGVGISNIVQNFNNGMLVETGRDLDLGIAKDGFFRVLDNQGNVHYTRDGQFSIDKNENIINTQGMYLTGRNKSCSQNTCDSKFNLEPINLRNARILKKKSTSEIKLTAVLNGNSDTITNTDGFDNKLSKSENAVTYIDIYNKQGEKEQIKISFSKKEKNKWNVNVESENSNNPKSISDNFDLTFNSNGELTSNTSLNIQSKNPEKYENITLNLAGTTEQFNTHNSFENTSQNGYPQGSLQTFNVFPNGDIIAIYSNQKEQTVGQILLSKFINPEKLKPESGNLWSATLESGEEVIGTAGDQGFGNLHDKMLETSNVDLNKELINMIIAQRNYQSNAQSFKMEDKIINTLINLR; encoded by the coding sequence ATGCCTACTATGGGAGCTGTAAGCGGCTTATTAGTTAACAATGACTATATGAATATTATATCAAATAATATTGCTAATGCATCTACTATAGGATACAAATCTAGTAGACCTATTTTTTTTGATATGTTCACTCATTCATTTTATTCAAATGTTGGTAAAGGATATGGTGTAGGGATTTCAAATATTGTACAGAACTTTAACAACGGAATGTTAGTTGAAACTGGTAGAGATTTAGATTTAGGGATTGCAAAAGACGGATTTTTTCGTGTTTTAGATAACCAGGGTAATGTACATTATACAAGAGATGGTCAATTTTCGATCGATAAAAATGAGAACATTATTAATACGCAAGGAATGTATCTAACTGGAAGAAATAAATCTTGTTCACAAAATACTTGCGATAGTAAATTTAATTTAGAACCTATTAATTTACGCAACGCTCGTATACTAAAAAAAAAATCTACTTCTGAAATAAAATTAACAGCCGTTTTAAACGGTAATTCTGATACAATTACAAATACAGATGGTTTTGATAATAAATTATCTAAATCAGAAAACGCTGTCACTTATATTGATATATATAATAAACAGGGTGAAAAAGAACAAATTAAAATTTCTTTTAGTAAAAAAGAAAAAAACAAATGGAACGTTAATGTAGAATCAGAAAATTCTAATAATCCAAAAAGCATAAGTGATAATTTTGATTTAACATTCAATTCTAATGGTGAATTAACTTCTAATACAAGTTTAAACATTCAGTCTAAAAACCCTGAAAAATATGAGAATATCACTCTTAATTTAGCTGGTACTACAGAACAATTTAATACTCATAATTCTTTTGAAAACACTTCTCAAAATGGATATCCTCAAGGTTCTCTACAAACATTTAATGTTTTTCCAAATGGTGATATTATTGCAATTTATTCAAATCAGAAAGAGCAAACAGTAGGTCAAATACTATTATCAAAATTTATTAACCCTGAAAAATTAAAACCTGAAAGTGGTAATCTATGGTCTGCTACTTTAGAATCAGGTGAAGAAGTGATAGGAACAGCTGGTGATCAAGGATTCGGAAATCTACATGATAAAATGTTGGAAACATCAAACGTAGATTTAAATAAAGAACTAATAAACATGATCATCGCACAACGTAATTATCAATCAAATGCTCAATCTTTTAAAATGGAAGATAAAATAATTAACACATTAATAAATTTGCGATAA
- the flgF gene encoding flagellar basal-body rod protein FlgF gives MENAVYKSMIAANQLLEKQTVIANNLANISTTGFKEKFICAIQNQNIKNLYNNYNTIIKEYHNLSSGILNHTRRNLDVFIKNDGWLTVKDLDGQEAYTKNGHLKISSNKKLTIQGNEVVGNNCNIEIPNNITLKILSNGIITSTIKKNKHIIENKIGSLKLVRIPSQDLIQKENGLFYIRKNYDSLNKYHQTINHNNEIRIQSGMLEESNVNASQNMIEMISNARQFEMQMKMISMCDQNAEYANHLININN, from the coding sequence ATGGAGAACGCGGTATATAAATCTATGATTGCTGCTAATCAATTATTAGAAAAACAAACTGTTATTGCTAATAATCTAGCAAATATTTCAACTACTGGTTTTAAAGAGAAGTTTATTTGTGCAATACAAAACCAGAATATAAAAAATTTATATAATAATTATAATACAATTATAAAAGAATATCATAATCTTTCTTCAGGAATATTAAATCACACAAGAAGAAATTTGGATGTATTTATTAAAAATGACGGTTGGTTAACAGTCAAAGACCTTGATGGTCAAGAAGCATACACCAAAAATGGTCATTTAAAAATTAGTTCAAACAAAAAACTAACTATTCAAGGCAATGAAGTAGTAGGAAATAATTGCAATATAGAAATACCAAATAATATCACTTTAAAAATTTTATCTAATGGAATAATTACATCAACAATAAAAAAAAATAAGCATATTATTGAAAATAAAATAGGGTCATTAAAATTAGTACGTATTCCTTCACAAGATCTTATTCAAAAAGAAAATGGATTATTTTACATAAGAAAAAATTATGACTCACTTAATAAATATCATCAAACTATAAATCATAATAATGAAATACGTATACAATCAGGCATGTTAGAAGAAAGCAATGTGAACGCTTCTCAAAATATGATAGAAATGATATCGAATGCTAGACAGTTTGAAATGCAAATGAAAATGATATCTATGTGCGATCAAAACGCAGAATATGCAAATCATCTAATCAATATTAACAATTGA
- the flgG gene encoding flagellar basal-body rod protein FlgG produces the protein MIASLWISKTGLDAQQINMNVISNNLANVSTNGFKRSRAVFEDLMYQTIREAGTNSSLETNLPSGLQLGTGVRPVSTERIHSQGNLSKTEAEKDIAIHGSGFFQVQLPDGNMGYTRDGCFQLDQNGQLVTNSGFPVVPEINIPPNSTNINIARDGLISATVQGQTQPILVGQLNLITFVNDAGLESLGENLYQETQASGVPIDTVPGLNGSGLLCQGYIETSNVNVAEELVNMIQTQRAYEINSKSISTSDQMLQKLSQL, from the coding sequence ATGATTGCTTCTTTATGGATTTCTAAAACTGGTCTTGATGCCCAACAAATTAATATGAATGTTATTTCTAATAACTTAGCTAACGTTAGCACGAATGGATTTAAACGATCTAGAGCAGTTTTTGAAGATTTAATGTATCAAACAATTCGAGAAGCAGGAACGAATTCATCACTCGAAACAAATTTGCCATCAGGATTACAGTTAGGAACTGGAGTAAGACCTGTTTCTACTGAAAGAATTCATAGTCAGGGTAATCTTTCGAAAACAGAAGCTGAAAAAGATATAGCTATTCACGGTTCAGGATTTTTTCAAGTACAATTACCCGACGGAAATATGGGATATACGAGAGATGGATGTTTTCAATTAGATCAAAATGGTCAATTAGTAACGAATAGTGGCTTTCCTGTTGTACCTGAAATTAATATTCCGCCTAATTCCACAAATATTAATATAGCAAGAGATGGTCTTATTAGTGCTACTGTTCAAGGACAAACACAACCTATTTTAGTTGGTCAATTAAATCTAATCACCTTTGTTAATGATGCTGGATTAGAAAGTTTAGGTGAAAATTTATATCAAGAAACTCAAGCATCAGGAGTTCCTATTGATACTGTTCCAGGTTTAAATGGTTCAGGATTATTATGTCAAGGGTATATTGAAACTTCTAATGTTAATGTGGCTGAAGAATTAGTTAATATGATTCAAACACAAAGAGCCTATGAAATTAACAGTAAATCTATTAGTACATCAGATCAAATGTTACAAAAACTATCACAATTGTAA
- a CDS encoding flagellar basal body L-ring protein FlgH, with product MIKLFISQIKYYLMAIFLLTIQSCANVEYKPLVEGNTTAVAPNIWPKVINGSLFQEKIPLNYGYQPLFEDHRPHNIGDTITVVLQENISASNSSASDMSRNGTTNLGIKMTPGQLNPMLDIDVKDNTTSLDSTGRNNFSGKGSNSAKNKFTGLITVTVKKVFSNGNLKVVGEKQVAINEGTEFIRFSGVINPNNINKNNLIASTHIADARIEYLSHGRINDIQKMGWLQRFLLKISPI from the coding sequence GTGATAAAGTTATTTATTAGTCAAATAAAATATTATTTAATGGCTATTTTTTTATTAACAATTCAGAGTTGTGCTAATGTTGAATACAAACCTTTAGTAGAAGGCAATACAACTGCCGTAGCACCTAATATATGGCCAAAAGTAATTAATGGTTCTTTGTTTCAAGAAAAAATACCTCTAAATTATGGATATCAACCATTATTTGAAGATCATCGTCCACATAATATTGGAGATACAATAACTGTTGTATTACAAGAAAATATCAGTGCTAGTAATAGTTCCGCTTCAGATATGAGTAGAAACGGAACTACTAACCTAGGAATAAAAATGACACCTGGACAATTGAATCCTATGTTAGATATTGATGTGAAAGATAATACAACAAGTTTAGATAGTACGGGAAGAAATAATTTTTCTGGAAAAGGTAGTAACTCAGCTAAAAACAAATTTACCGGGCTTATTACCGTTACTGTAAAAAAAGTATTTTCTAATGGAAATTTAAAAGTTGTTGGAGAAAAACAAGTTGCTATTAATGAAGGTACAGAGTTTATTCGTTTTTCAGGTGTAATAAATCCTAATAATATTAATAAAAACAATTTGATTGCATCCACTCATATTGCTGATGCACGTATTGAATATTTAAGTCATGGACGTATTAACGACATTCAAAAAATGGGTTGGTTGCAAAGATTTTTATTAAAAATTTCTCCTATATAA